A stretch of DNA from Terriglobales bacterium:
TCTCCAAAGTAATATGCGCGGAAACTGCTCCAACCCCACAATTCCGGCGACGATACCAGTCCTCTTTTCACTGGATTTCGATGCATATAGCGCAGCTTCTCTATCATCTTCCTGCGCGTGTAGACGTTAAAGTCATAAAAGCGAGGCTGAAAGAAGTGGCGCTTCTTCTGCTTTCGATTTTCTCTCCATAAGCTGGGTTGATTCTGGAACTTTCGTAGCGGGGGCAGCAGGCGATCAGCCACTCTTTGCTTCAATACCTGCATCACCGTGGAAGGTGTGCCGACTTCGGGCTCGCCGATTAGAGCGTGAAAATGCTCGGGCATAACGACATAGCCGACGACCTCAAATCGGTACTTCCGCCGGACCTGCTCGAAGATGTGGAGAAAAACATCCCGAAAACGCCCACTCCCCAGAAGCGGTTCGCGCTTGTAGCAACTGCAGGTGACGAAATGAAGGTCGTGATGACCGTAAATCCGTTTCAGACGCGATGGCATGGCGCGCCATTATAGAATTGCCACAGTCCTCGCGGCTCAAGATCAGGAGGAAATCCCTTGAGTTTATAAAAACCGGTTGGGTCGCGGAATTCGATGACCTTATTGCCAACATAAACATAGAGATTCGCACCGCACCCTCATCGTTACCGATCTCATCTTCGCTTATGAACCTGCCGGAGTTGCGATCGTAGTATCTGGCCCGCAGCTGCAACAGCCCCGTTTCGGAATCGAAATTCCGCCCGGTGAAGCGATATGGATTGGCGACCGAACCAGTTGAGGCTGTCAATCTACCGAATGCATCGGAAGTGTATGTCTGGACGAGAGAGCCGGTCGCGTTGGTCAGAGAAGTTATTGAGGCTAAGCCATCGAAATTGTAAAAGGTGGCTGAGCTTCCGCTCACAAAAGAGAGTGGTTCATCAATCCCAAGACCCTGAGCATAACGAGAAAGAAATCGGGGACAGCCTAAGAGTGTGTCGGAGAGAAATTCCGCTTACAGCTCCGAAATGGGAAAAGTGTGGGCAGTCCATCAAATTTTCGAAGAGTGGAAGAAGCTTCGGGGAAGGGCTCAGCGAGCGTCGGCGGGATCAGCAAGTTGCCAGTAGTGCGCGATGGCGGAAGAGTTTGAGCAGGTTGTGAGTGGCGCAGATCAGTTTCCACTCCCACTGCACGCGGTTGAGTCCGCGAAAGCGGAAGCGACGCAAGCCGCGCGCTTCTTTGATACAGCCAAACACCGGTTCGACGGTGGCTTGGCGTAATGAATAAAGAGCTCGCCCGGCTGGACTGAGAAGTACTTGGCGCATGTGCATAGCTTCTTCATTCTTGGGAACGGTGGCGGCGAGGGCCGGGCCACGATTTCCCTCGCCGTCGGGAGACATCAAGACTTGAATGCCCCGTCGGGTTAAGTCGCGCAGGCTCGCGGTGTCCCAATAGCCGGCGTCGGCGAGTACTGTCTGCGGTGACTTCTGGGTGCTGGTTCGGATGCTCTCTACCATCGGCAGCAGTTGTTCCCGATCGGTGACCTGCTGCGTCA
This window harbors:
- a CDS encoding transposase codes for the protein MPSRLKRIYGHHDLHFVTCSCYKREPLLGSGRFRDVFLHIFEQVRRKYRFEVVGYVVMPEHFHALIGEPEVGTPSTVMQVLKQRVADRLLPPLRKFQNQPSLWRENRKQKKRHFFQPRFYDFNVYTRRKMIEKLRYMHRNPVKRGLVSSPELWGWSSFRAYYFGEKSMVWIEGLNPNPRLRIVQPTRFGGD